The genomic stretch gaggagggttggagggaggaggagaagttgcGTGGGTGAAAGCATGGTGTTGATGCTCTACAGCCTCTAATTATGCCCGTAATGCAAGCAGTGTATCGGATATGCACCGTCTCGATCGAGGGAAATAGAGAGGGTTGAGGTCTTCTCACAGACTAAGAATACCAATCTACCACTGGGAGCAGAAGGACCTTCGCAGCCTGGGCGCCCACACCCATTTATTTACGACAACATACATTCCACATATTCATTCAAGTCTCAATTCTACTCGCACATCCCGCTTCAGACAACTACCGGGGCTGGATCATTACAGAATGGAGGAGCGGCTTGGGGCCTTATTGGACGTCCCCTAGGAGGGACGCATATCTCCCGCACAACGGCCCGCCCATCACCGGTCAAGGACTCGGGAGTATTACCGAGTCAACCGGCGACATGTGGATGCTACCTGTACGACGTTGCGATGTTTCTCCTCGGGCTGGGACCTGATATGCATGTGAGCCCTTGTGCTACTCCAACGACTCCAATATTTAAAGTGGCTTGCTGCGTCCGGTCACGAGAGGAACCATGTTTGCCAGCCTCACCATCAACTAGATAGAATTGGACTCGTCGAAAAGGGGCAAAAAGGGGGCATTACATGTGGGGGTTAGGGTCTTTTGGccttggagaagggggggttgcacTGGGGTGGAATGAGTAGAGATCAGGAGTCAATTTCAAACCTTAAGAAAGGGCAATCCAAAGAGGTTCTGCTGGTCAATGTAATATCACTTTGTCTTGCGGATAGTTGCTGTTGGCCATTCCATCCACAGGTAAGCTTCAGCCAGAAAATAACGTTTGCTAACAGTGGGGCCTACCCCACCTCGGTGCAACGGCTCCCGAAGCTCCAACAACTGTGAAACACTCTCCTCCAAACGCCCCGCCATCAGCAACCTCAAGCGCGTCACCGCGTCTTGGTGGTACCCGCTTTCCACCAATATTTCGCCATGAGATGTCCAAAAGCATACGGCTTCCTCTGCGACACCGGATAActttccttctcccctccccggtTCTGCCATGAAATCGCGACCTCCTAGAGGCACGGAAAGGTCGGGTCGGTCCCCAGTTGCAACCTACCTGGTACCTCGGATCCATGTCCCGTCCTTTTGGCCCATTCCGTCGGGAATCTGgcatctctctctccttctgTCAGTCATCAAAAGTCCCGCCAACAAACCCTCTATCTTCAGACATAGCACTTACTGTCGTCCGATGCTTCCCTACGAGCCCTTGCAGTCCTCTGCTCGAACAATGACGGCACCATGTGGCAACCAGAAGTCTGGCGAGGTTGTGGCAACCCGGAGACAGGGTTTTTCCCAGCTTGAGCCATTGTGTATCTGCTGTTACTGGTTACGTTGGCGCCTTTCGGCGTTTTGAATCGTCAACAGAGCGAAGGACCGCATGAACAGCATTCCTGGGACGAAAGGGGGCGATGCTCGAATCTCGCCCCTATCCGAGTCTCCAAGTGGAAGATCATCCCTCATTTTGTTTACCTGTTGGCTTCCCTGGACTTCCGTATTCTTTTTCAGTTTCCCGGTTTTGCCCCTCTTGGTGCTGAGGCTCATCATAAGCATCACCGTCCCAGCTGCTGCTATACCCCAAAGGTACACCAGCTTCCATTCTCATGCTTTACCATTACCCACGGCCGCCATCTATGGCATCCTGACGGCGATTTCTCCTTTTTACAGTTTACCTTACAAAGATACCTGGGCACAATGGAATCCACCATGGATATTGCCCAACTGGTGGCTCAGATGCAGGATACACTGTCCACCATCCACACCACTCTCGCCTCTCTCAACACCGCCGAACACGATGCGAAGCTTGACGAGCTGGAAGCCAGGCGTGATAATACCATCAAACATTTGCTAGCCGCCTTTTCTGCTGAGTCCGAGGTCCTGCACCAAAAGAGACTGGCTCAGCGTGAAGAGATTGCCGAGCGCCGCAGAATCGAAGACGAGGAGCGGGAAAGACGGAGGcgccaagaagatgaagagctGGCAGAAAGAGACAAGCAAGAAGATGAAGCACGGGATGGCAGGCTTCTGCACGAGACAAatgaggtggaagaggaaacGGACCACCTTATGattgagattgaggaggaagccCAGAGGGCCATTGATGAGGGGCAGAAGAAGTTGATGGGCCTGGAAGAACGGAGAAAGGTCCGCAACCCCTACCCAAGAGTATTATGTGTACCCCATGTGCTAACTGTCTCTCCAACAGGAGCTCAACCACCTCATCGAGGAGCAGCTGAGGGCACCAATCATCCCTTCTCCACCCAAGAGATCGAGGCGAGGCAGCAACCTGCCGCCAGCTGTGGCTACACCAAGTAAGCCACCGGAACCTGTGGCCCCCGAATCTCTCAATAATGACGGTGCAAAGGCTCTTGAGCCCGAGGACATTTCTACGAGCAGACACGATGAGATCACCGAGACAGCCCACAAGTCACCGACCATTCCGCAGGCGGACATGGTCAAAGAGTCGACTCTGAACACAGCTGCCAACAGCCAGATGCAAGCCAGCCCGACCAATGATAGCAGACCGACATCTCGTCAGGACCGGCCTCTATTTGTCCAGCCGGTGATTTCGCGATCTGGGACCATCATCCACGCTGACCAGCTTGAGGAGACGGCACGTGCTCCTGTCGAGCCCATTGGAATTCCCAATCGAAACACCGATTCACCTGATCCTTTGGACAGCTCGAAGCCCGATATAACCTGGTGGGAAaacaagagaagagaagaggcaGAGCGTGCCCTGCACCATCCAGCGACTCCAAGCCCCTCATCTTCACATAACGAAGCCGAGGACACCGGAGCCCCATCACAGTTGCCAGCTGAACATGGAGTCAAAGATGCCGATCAGCCTAACTCTTCCCAGGCAACACCTGGCGCGAGTCGCCAAGCCGTGGGGAGCGGCGATGTGACCCAACCCGCCGAAGAGACGCCCGCGATGCCGCAGCTGGATATGGATCAGGCTTTGTCCAACGAGACAACACGTGGAAGGAGCCAAACAAGTGTCGATGTTATCGCCGCGGTAACGAGAGCGGCCAGTGTCGTCTCTGACAGCGCATCCGAGTACGATTTGTCTACGGCCGACCATCCGACCGAAACAACCGTTGAAGGTGAAAAACCTCAGGCTTTACAGAATCTCAATGTGCCCGAACACGAACACAGTCCCGAGGAGGTGCCGTTGCCATTGAGCGCTACCGGTGACTCCTTCGACGCGGCAGGGGATATGTCCTTCGAGTCGGCGCATGAGCAGCCTGTCAGACTAGCATCTGCTATCTCCGATCATACGCGGTCTCATGCCGGCGAGCACATCTCTTTTGCTGCCGATGAAGAACAGGAGAACACTCACAATGCTTCTTTTGAGCTCACCGAGACCAGTGTTACTCCTGAACATCACGGCTCCGAACCCTCCGTCAACGGGGACGCCGCTTCCTCCGTCTCATCGTACCATAATCAGCCGAGTATTGAGTACCGCACGACATCAGACGAGCCGCCCGCAGTTGGAGTTCCAGAAGGTATGGACGACTCTTGTTCCTTGACTGATACCTCCGAGTATTGCCTACACGAGGAGGTCTCTGACAGGCACCACCCACACCGCCCTCCGCTCGTCCATTCAGAGTCGTACACGGGAGATGAGAgggatgatgtcgaggttgacaTTCCGCTGCAACGAGTGCCTTCCCACCAACCGCCTAGAGAAGAGTTCGGGcatgaggaggttgaaaaCGATCCACATGCCGTCTCCGACCATGAAACAGACGTATGTCATGCTCTAGCGCCGGTCTCACAGGAACAAGAGCTGGATGGacacccacacaccccaTCTCTCCAGGTAATCcgcgaggatgaggtccTAGATTCTACCGTCGAGGAAACGGTGGCTCCAGAACCACAGCAGCATGGAGCTGTAGGCCTTGGGACCGAAGACAGCGCTCACGCAGAAAAGTCCATTGTGGAACATGACTCCCCCCACGGCAGCGAGCTCGGTCATGACGAAGACGTGCCAGCGCTGTCATCTTCCTCTGACCATGGTGACCATACCCATTCCTTCTACGACGACGGCTCACATCTTGAAGACGACTACGCCCAACCCGAACCCATCAcgcccaaccccctcatcctgCAGCCCTTTCGGAccggcgacggcggcgatCGAGGATCGCATGTTCGTGACCGAGACGTACCGAAGCTCCCGGATGACGTCGGTCGACACGGAGAGAGAGATGCTGAGCCCGGTGTCAGTAGTGCTAGAGGACAACCTGGTGATCAGGCCCATCTCGGAGTACTTCGAGACGATGGCtatgtgggagggggagcagcGGAACgagcggaggagaaggccgaggagtCATTAGTTCCTGGGGCAGAGCATGTCAGTGACGCTGCTCTACCGCCGGCCGGGCTGCAGAACGAAGAGGCTGCGGACGACCAGCTGCGTCGTGCTAGTCAAGTGTCAAATGAGTCGGTTGAGATGGACGCTGCGTATACGACTACAGTGAATGGGGAGGGCGAgctgtttgatgatgatgatgacgatgatgatgacgatgatgatgatgatggtgatgcgGAAAGCGATGTCAGTGACATTGAGGATGCTTATCTTaatgaggagggtgttgtcgATGCTGTCGTTGCGGCAATGGGACCTGAGCCTGAAGATCAAGAGCACACTGAAAAGGATGCTGCCACAGTGAAGACCTCAGTGgatgaggttgctgaggtgcCTACCGAGGTACCTGCTGAGGCACCTGCTGAGCTTCAAGCTATTGTTGCAGCTGATGCTCTAGTTCATACTTCAACTGATATTCCCCTTGATACCGTCCTCGACCGTCCAGTTGGGCCAACTGTCGAAATGCCAGAACCAATGGCAGCACAGGTTGAGGCTGGGGCTCACATTCAGGTACCAGACGAGACGCCATTCGCGACACCAATGGAAGTGCCGGGTCAAGTTGAGCCTAAGGCCCAGGTGCTAAATATCATGGGAGATTCGGACGGCACACCCGCTGTCTCGGCTACCGTCCCACCAATTGAGACTCCAGAGCCAGATCATCCCCGGACAAGCCCCAACTGGGTCAACGAGGCTGACGACTACTTTGCTGAACTGGATCAAAGACAGGAGACACCTAGACTTCAGTTCTTTGAGCAAAAGCGAACCGATGTAAAAACTTCCTTAGCATCAGATTCACAGACAGCCAGCCAAGGACTCTCAGCCAGCAATCACAATCCTGATCGCCCTCAAACACCCGACCAAGACACAGAGCTTGCTTGCCAGGAACACCGATCAACACATCTCCATAGCCAAGAGCAACAACAATCTTCGCCGCAGTCCGTCCGCAGCCAAAGCACCATCGATTCTGCGCCTCCATCGCCCGAACAACACACCGTGACAGACACCCACGTCCCAGTCATCCGTGGCCTTGTCTCCACCCAGTCACCCAGCTACCAAACCGGCCGGCCACGGAACAACTCCCATCTCATCGAGTACGACCATCACCGCGACGAATCCGAGGACACCCCATTAGCTAAATGGCGGCACCGAGAATCTACCCTTTCCATGCCCGACCAACCACCTGTTGCCCCCCTTGATACCGCTCACTCAAGCAAGCACTCCCACGCCAGCAGCGAATCCGGCGACCAAAAAGGCGGCAGCCTCTTCCAGCGCATGCGCAACGTATTTGAGCAACAATCCCACGCCTCCgacatcaacacctcccGCTCGTCCCACTCTCGCCCCATCAGCACCGACCGTCAcagcggagggggaggcggcgggggcggTTCTGGACTCTGGGGTTCCGGCGGGCCTCTCTCCGGTCGTTTCGGCAAGTCCTGGTCTTCGTCATCGAAcgagcaccaccaccacagggACTACCACCACTCTCCCTACACCGAGGCGGGCCACTCCCCTGTTCGTGGCACCGAGGGCGATCATGATGCGTTGGACGAACGGAGTGGCTTGGTGGGCGGAAGGGAAGATCTAAATTGACCACACTCGGCCGGAATCCTTAGTCCGGGGATTGAACAGCTGCGGAAACCttttgaggttgaggatcaGGATGAGAAAGCAGAAGAGAAAGACGAAGTCACCTTCCCACTGCGAGCACCGATTGTGCTGAGGGATAACTTTGACAGGCTAAACGTCATCTCTGTCCGGGCGCAGGTCCCGGTGGATGATGTGCTTgactcttcttcttcttcttcttcgtcggtAGATCATCGGTTTTCGTGGGCGTCGTCGATCCCGTCGAGTTGTGTACCGCTTAGTGTTATCACTACTGCTACCACGGCGGCTGAGacggaggaagatggagaggaagatattgtggaggttgttgctggtaagaagggtttggggaggaggagcttggtgcTTTCTCCTTCGTCTTCGGTGCGAAGGCAGAGGGGGAATGgcgaggtggagaagggcTCCGAGTTGAGGTTGCCGTGGTTGTGGGTGCAGGGTTGGAGAGCTAGGTTGCAGAAGGCGGGGGACGAGAttgagagggtgaggtgggaggggagattGGAAAATCATGTTGTTAGGGGGCgtgaggaggggaggcaaCGGAGGGAATGtcgagaggagaggggggaggagaggcatGAGGTGGTTGTGAAGAGGCTGCCGGCGGGGATGtcgaaggcgaggaggggggtcgTGCTTAATGTTGGGGAGTACGTGagtgttgttgaggttgggggagcaCTGCCaaagaaagggaggaggaagagtgtTCATTGGGCTTGACTCCAGGGGTACAACCTACATCAGGTAGGTAACCTGTTCAGGAGTTTTGAGCTTCGTGATACACAGAGAGAATATTTTGTATATTTTGGAGACTACTATATTTAATCTTGTATTTGTTTTCAGGCGCTATCTTCCGGGTCCCGTGACATGTCTGTGATATAGATGGTCACGTCGTATTCTGTGGTAACAGGGCTCCCTATTTCGAGGATGATGTTTTGTTGATGTATCCTTATCCTCACAATGGATAAGCTGACTGATAGCGCGCATTCCTTGTTGATCAACTTTGAGTCCAACGTCCCCCCTTCCCGCAAATGCTTTCTTGCTATTTCTTCTCCAAACGCGACAAAGTCAGTTGTGTCTTCAGGGTTGGCCCTGGTCAGGATCTGATACATATCGAATGAATTGCTTAAACCAGTTGTGGTCCATGGACGGGGGCCCCATGGAAGAACAGCAGCCCAGTGAACCGAGGCTTACCTTCTGTCATGAAACGGGCTGTGCTTGGGTCCCAGTGCGCCGGCAGTCCATGATTGCAATCCACGTCCCGACTGCTTAGTTTTCCTCGAGTCGGATGCATAGTTCAAAACTCGTGATACCATCGATCTTCTTCGTCGGTGGAATCTTGCGTGATTCGCGTTGTGAACTGAAATGAATGGTCGAAGCGGTCTGCAATTGTATCGTGACGAATGCTATCCACCGCCCAGCTCGTCCGCCGTCCAACAGGGATAGTTGATAGACACTGGGGGTCCTCCAAAACCCCGATATCAATAAGGGTGACACTCGCCAGTTGCTCGGG from Podospora pseudopauciseta strain CBS 411.78 chromosome 3, whole genome shotgun sequence encodes the following:
- a CDS encoding hypothetical protein (EggNog:ENOG503P7JU) — its product is MESTMDIAQLVAQMQDTLSTIHTTLASLNTAEHDAKLDELEARRDNTIKHLLAAFSAESEVLHQKRLAQREEIAERRRIEDEERERRRRQEDEELAERDKQEDEARDGRLLHETNEVEEETDHLMIEIEEEAQRAIDEGQKKLMGLEERRKELNHLIEEQLRAPIIPSPPKRSRRGSNLPPAVATPSKPPEPVAPESLNNDGAKALEPEDISTSRHDEITETAHKSPTIPQADMVKESTLNTAANSQMQASPTNDSRPTSRQDRPLFVQPVISRSGTIIHADQLEETARAPVEPIGIPNRNTDSPDPLDSSKPDITWWENKRREEAERALHHPATPSPSSSHNEAEDTGAPSQLPAEHGVKDADQPNSSQATPGASRQAVGSGDVTQPAEETPAMPQLDMDQALSNETTRGRSQTSVDVIAAVTRAASVVSDSASEYDLSTADHPTETTVEGEKPQALQNLNVPEHEHSPEEVPLPLSATGDSFDAAGDMSFESAHEQPVRLASAISDHTRSHAGEHISFAADEEQENTHNASFELTETSVTPEHHGSEPSVNGDAASSVSSYHNQPSIEYRTTSDEPPAVGVPEGMDDSCSLTDTSEYCLHEEVSDRHHPHRPPLVHSESYTGDERDDVEVDIPLQRVPSHQPPREEFGHEEVENDPHAVSDHETDVCHALAPVSQEQELDGHPHTPSLQVIREDEVLDSTVEETVAPEPQQHGAVGLGTEDSAHAEKSIVEHDSPHGSELGHDEDVPALSSSSDHGDHTHSFYDDGSHLEDDYAQPEPITPNPLILQPFRTGDGGDRGSHVRDRDVPKLPDDVGRHGERDAEPGVSSARGQPGDQAHLGVLRDDGYVGGGAAERAEEKAEESLVPGAEHVSDAALPPAGLQNEEAADDQLRRASQVSNESVEMDAAYTTTVNGEGELFDDDDDDDDDDDDDDGDAESDVSDIEDAYLNEEGVVDAVVAAMGPEPEDQEHTEKDAATVKTSVDEVAEVPTEVPAEAPAELQAIVAADALVHTSTDIPLDTVLDRPVGPTVEMPEPMAAQVEAGAHIQVPDETPFATPMEVPGQVEPKAQVLNIMGDSDGTPAVSATVPPIETPEPDHPRTSPNWVNEADDYFAELDQRQETPRLQFFEQKRTDVKTSLASDSQTASQGLSASNHNPDRPQTPDQDTELACQEHRSTHLHSQEQQQSSPQSVRSQSTIDSAPPSPEQHTVTDTHVPVIRGLVSTQSPSYQTGRPRNNSHLIEYDHHRDESEDTPLAKWRHRESTLSMPDQPPVAPLDTAHSSKHSHASSESGDQKGGSLFQRMRNVFEQQSHASDINTSRSSHSRPISTDRHSGGGGGGGGSGLWGSGGPLSGRFGKSWSSSSNEHHHHRDYHHSPYTEAGHSPVRGTEGDHDALDERSGLVGGREDLN